The Macadamia integrifolia cultivar HAES 741 chromosome 4, SCU_Mint_v3, whole genome shotgun sequence genome contains the following window.
AAAGGTAATCCAATTCCCAACCTCTCTCATCACTCATCATCAAATCTAAatagctcttttttttctttcattctgtGTCATATGGCAACTGCATTACCTGTTGGCCATGGTCCTTTTCTTATATCAATAATCTttatttgtttatattatatctTTCCCATGGGCCCCAAAGCTTTTCAGTGTCTCCCAATAAATATTTCTGTTGCTTCTTTTCCAGgttttacttttaattttttttaacttattgGATCCAAGATTAAAATTATATGTACAATTAAGGTAAagagaaagttttctttcaccatgTGGACGGGAAGATTTACAATACCATCCTATGGTTTTAGCATGTTCCTCAAAATATCCTCTCTCGCGCATCTGAAACCCCATAGTCAATGAATTTTCCTACACCATAGGTTAAGGAAAACTTGATTCATGagatattaaatttttttctctctaatgtACTTATCAGATTTTGGGGAGGAATGAATAAGCTGATATAATTATATGATTTGCTTACTTTCGCAAAGAATTTTATCATGCTCTTAGGGGAAGAGTTAGCGAATGAATTATATATGCATTTATAAGAATTTgtgaaatttttcttttaagtctACCATCTATTTCATGGATTTTCCTGGGTATTCCAACTAATTACCAGTTGAATAGTACTCCTATATGCCATCATTTCATTCAATACTGAAGCATTGCAGTGAATAGAActttaataaaattaaattgaTTTTGTTCTATATCTTATTTAGCTTGACAAATTTATACTAAGAATATGAGATTAATATGGTTAATTATGCTGTtggaaaattggaaaaaaaaaaaaaaataggagatcGAGCTAATTGAGGAGGAACACATAAGCGATCTTCCGGATGAGGTCTTGAGCTACATTATATCATTGTTGACATTGAGAGAAGCAGTGCGAACTAGTACTTTATCGAGAAGGTGGAAGTATCTTTGGAAGACATCAGTTTCCAATCTTGATTTTGATGCTGAAAACATGCTTGGAAGCCTGAGCCCCTCAACACATGAAGGTTGGCAAGAAAGAACATCCAAATTTATAGAAGTGGTTGATCAAAACTTGAAGCTTCTTCAAGATTTTAAGGTTGAAAGGTTTAGGATTTGCTCTCCCTTGGATAGCAGGCATGGGTCTAATCTTTCCAGATGGGTCCAGTTTGCAATAATATCAGGGGTCAAAGAACTTCATCTTGACTTGTACAACAAAAGTAGTTCCACACCTCATGATAGGCTTTACAACATTCCCTCTGGGCTTCTTGGTTGTGGGAAAAAGTACTCCTTGAATCACTTACATTTGAGTTGTTGCACCTTGAGCATCTTGAGACCTTGGCCTGGTTTTGAAGgttttgaatcacttaccacaCTCTCCCTAAAATATGTATTTCTGACTGAGAAAGTTGTGGAGGATATATTGTCTTGTTGTACTCTCCTTGAATGGCTGAAGTTGGAAAAATGCAACAATTTATTGAGTCTAAAGATCTCCAGCCCATCCCTCAAGTACCTTGAAGTAAATGAACTTTCTCATTTAGCTGAAATCAGGTTATGTGCTTCAAGTCTTGTCACATTTGAGTTCACAGGGCACATGGTTGAAATCTGCTTTGAGAATACTCCACTATTGGTAAATTTAATGCTCCATACTGTGGGCTTCCATTCCTGGGATGGAGCTACCTTTGCCCTTACAAGACTTCCAGTCTATAATATCCTCCATCTTGAGTCTCTATTCGTTTACAACACCAGGCTTTAtcttgaggtaagtaacacatCACTTATCTAATTCCTTACTTGAATTTATTGTTAATACTTTACTATTAGTCTATATATAGTTATAGTGTGCTTAAGTGAGAaaggtatatatatatcatcagTGTTTTGTATGAAAATTAGAGCTCACACTTGATGGCTAGCTGTTAAGGGGAGAGTGCCAAGTACTTATATGCCTCCACATCGAGTTATTCACGACATATTTTCTTCTCatacttctttatttatttatttatttttttctcttggtgtGCAGCCAGTGTTTCCATTAGAAAGCTTACCGACTTTCAATAAACTTACCAAATTAGTAATGGTTACTGGAATACCAGAGAAAGATTTTTTCTTCTGGACTGTTACCCTTATGAAGGTTTCTCCTTTCTTGAAGGCACTCCAACTCCATGTAAGTATTATTCTAAAATAAGTCAAAGTTGAGTGCAAACCTTTTATTCTAAAGATCTAATTGAActacacatttttttctccttgtgCAGCTATCTCACTTAAAAGATGAATCTGAATCAAGAGAAATTGCTAAGCCTTCTAATTTCTTTCATAGTCACCTAAAGTTTGTAGAGGTAAATGGGTTTGCTGGTTACAATGAACAAATTGACATATTAACTTATATTCTTAAGAATGCTATTGCACTTGAGTCCTTGCTCATCGACCCTCATCCTAGATTTTATCTTGGAGATGGCAAATGGAAGACCCATGATCGCCATTGCTTCTTATCTAGAGGAGAAAGACAGCGGATATATGAATTGCTTCTTCAAGAGTCTCAGCATGCAGGTGCAAAGCTAACAATTCTGTAAATCTAATTGATATTCTTTCTTGTAACCATACAAGTTATAGCAAGTATTGTAAAGAATCCAAGAACAAAGTTGACTCAAATATAGGTAGACACGATTTTTCTTGGAGGAGAATTAGCTAAAGGGTTCTTGGAATTTTAATTATTGATTGGAAATTATTctcttttaaaaagaaatttcagCACATTTGAGTGAACGGTTCTGtcgattaattaattaattgagCTTTAGAAGCATGAAACTCTTAACTATCAATACTACTGAGCACCTTGGTTTTGAATTCAAAGGCTACATGAGCAAACAACTGAAATGGGGAAGTGCTTCTTACAGAAGTATTgcacaaaagggggtttttaagCCTTCAAGTCTCCTCTCTCGCATAGAGTTTTCCTTCACGCCGTGTCATGGTCGGTTCAGCCAAGTGGTGTTTAATTCGAATATGAGTGGATTTTGAAATGCACGAGATGGTTTAATTTTCATATTAGAAATCTTCTGGGTTCCataagaaatcaaatcaatttttcAGGACCGAGTTTTCTTAAGGAATCCATTTACCGTGACCCACCACGACCACAGACAATAGGGGGAGAAAGGGGGTCACATTTAGACTGTCCCATCGTTCCATCTTTTAATTGGTTTGAATCTTGAAATGTTTGATGTCTGTCTCCTTGATTCATTCCAGGGCTCCATTGAGTTACATGGAGCACATACACACTGAAGCCGCAGTTGAAAACAATTTAAACAGTGGATGAATAACTGTTTTGTACAACCATTGTTTGAAGAACAAAGTAATGGTATTATTCATCAGCTTCAATCCATATTTAGGATCTTGATCAGATATGAATACATGTCTAGATCCATTGATGGACTCAGACCTATTAAGAGTAATTTAAACCTGGACTTGCATCTGTCAGACAAACTCCATCAAAAAGTTAACTAGCAAACCCATCAGATAATAACGGAAATTGATTCATTGGAAGTTGGAACCCTGTTTAGGCAggtcagaattttttttccatttctgacaGTTTAGTATAATTTTTTACCAAGATAAATTAGATCTGAGATGTGAAAACTGAAAACAATCTAAAGAAGGTGTAAAAGGAACACAAAATGTATAATCTGTACTCAAAACCTTTAACAAGTCTTGAACAAAATAATGTTCCGACGCAAAGAACCCAAAACCTTATACAAAAAGGTGCTTTACGAGATCACTTTTTAGCACCATGGTTTGAATTCTTACAGTATAAAATTTACAAGAAAACAACTATAACGGAGATTTTTTATTGCGAGACAAGATTTGGTCATTTAAGCATGCAAGTTCTCCACAAATAACTCATTCTGTTCTTAAGGCTTTTATCCAGTCAATTTCTACTTTGAAATTACCTGGTCCAGATTTTGCCCCAGGGACACCACCTTCAGAATTGACAGAGAGAGACATGCCAACAATACGTGAAGGATTCATTTCCAAATCTGCATCTATAACGTTTCCTCTCCATGTCGGCAAGTACCGATCAAGTGGAATCTGAAAGTTTCATACCAGTAAATATTAGATATCATGACCAGAAGTCCACATCCAGGTAAACAGACAAACAAGTGCACCCAAACATATGCCAGCataaatatgaaatttctaCAATCTTTCAAAATATGCATTATTTGACAATCAGAATAATGAAAAGACAATCAATAAATCAAcacattttttcaatttatttttttgtaaaatatagTCAAATGATTATTTCACATTATCAAATAAAACAATGGTAAACagttgggaaaaataaaaagtatacAGATAGTATGGTTAAAATTGTATGTAAAATATGACAGCTACAAAACTTTTTAAACTATTACCAACTTAAACTCGTTCCATGCTgctgaacaaaagaaaatttccattTCTTAAACAGAGAAGTGGCCTATGCATGATCCCATGTTTTCCACTGTTTAATTATACTGAGATGTTTGTAATATAATTGATAATGCAATTGTAATTTTCACTAATAGAGGTTAGCAATGAAAGTGGTGCAAGGAGTATGCAACTTGCCTTTGCAATATACCAGTTGTCTTTTGGTACAAAAACAAAAGCTTGCCATGAATTGTCTTCTTGTTGCCCGGGTGAGTTTACCCAATTTTCCGTGTATATCTGCACTTAAGAGACACTAGTTATCAGAGGTTTAATAAGGAATTAACAAAACTAATTCCACTCCAGAAAGTACTGATGACACATGTTTCTGCATGCATCACTAAATGTCCATGCTTTTGTCTGGGGGTTGtttgggggggcgggggggaaACTCACGGTGGATATGTAGGATCTTCCATCCCCTTTCATCTTCAAAGCTAGTGTATCATATGCATCCAAATCAATGAAGCCATTAAACTGCAcatcaaataaataaactaataaGGAACTGTTA
Protein-coding sequences here:
- the LOC122075604 gene encoding probable complex I intermediate-associated protein 30, whose translation is MSRFKELWRASITATKKALTWNAEDLIPPSEKYIFRFNSMEELKRWHLYSDSEYGGLSSASLEIKDAGNGLSGIFSGNLSLDVAEDSKWRINRSGFCGMRSKKFNGFIDLDAYDTLALKMKGDGRSYISTIYTENWVNSPGQQEDNSWQAFVFVPKDNWYIAKIPLDRYLPTWRGNVIDADLEMNPSRIVGMSLSVNSEGGVPGAKSGPGNFKVEIDWIKALRTE
- the LOC122075106 gene encoding F-box/FBD/LRR-repeat protein At1g13570-like; protein product: MGNSSCCINTSGSDNSIINEKEIELIEEEHISDLPDEVLSYIISLLTLREAVRTSTLSRRWKYLWKTSVSNLDFDAENMLGSLSPSTHEGWQERTSKFIEVVDQNLKLLQDFKVERFRICSPLDSRHGSNLSRWVQFAIISGVKELHLDLYNKSSSTPHDRLYNIPSGLLGCGKKYSLNHLHLSCCTLSILRPWPGFEGFESLTTLSLKYVFLTEKVVEDILSCCTLLEWLKLEKCNNLLSLKISSPSLKYLEVNELSHLAEIRLCASSLVTFEFTGHMVEICFENTPLLVNLMLHTVGFHSWDGATFALTRLPVYNILHLESLFVYNTRLYLEPVFPLESLPTFNKLTKLVMVTGIPEKDFFFWTVTLMKVSPFLKALQLHLSHLKDESESREIAKPSNFFHSHLKFVEVNGFAGYNEQIDILTYILKNAIALESLLIDPHPRFYLGDGKWKTHDRHCFLSRGERQRIYELLLQESQHAGAKLTIL